In 'Nostoc azollae' 0708, the following are encoded in one genomic region:
- a CDS encoding DUF1997 domain-containing protein, with amino-acid sequence MATKFTASQSVEIAVPKQPIPIHHYLRQPQRLVNTLTDNNRIHQLSEEVFRLKMRPLTFISLSIQPTVDMRVWSDSQGTIYLRSVGCEILGLEYINQRFTLNLKGYLSPQQVNNETHLQGKADLEVVVDIPQPFSLTPRAILEATGNGLLKSVLMTIKQRLLHHLLTDYRHWVISQTQTKVIGAENTDLAILNFD; translated from the coding sequence GTCGAAATTGCTGTCCCCAAACAGCCTATTCCTATTCACCACTACTTGCGTCAGCCTCAACGGCTGGTGAATACTTTGACTGATAACAACAGGATTCACCAGTTGTCTGAGGAAGTGTTCCGGTTAAAAATGCGTCCTCTGACCTTTATTTCATTGAGTATTCAACCTACTGTAGACATGAGAGTTTGGTCAGATTCCCAAGGAACGATTTATTTACGTTCTGTCGGTTGTGAAATCCTTGGACTTGAGTATATTAACCAACGCTTTACTCTGAATTTAAAAGGATATTTATCACCACAACAAGTAAATAATGAGACTCACTTACAGGGAAAAGCCGATTTGGAAGTGGTAGTGGATATTCCCCAGCCATTTTCCCTCACTCCAAGAGCAATTTTAGAAGCCACAGGTAATGGCTTACTTAAAAGTGTGTTAATGACAATTAAACAAAGATTGTTACATCACCTCCTCACTGATTATCGTCATTGGGTAATATCACAAACGCAAACAAAGGTTATTGGTGCTGAAAATACTGATTTAGCAATTCTCAACTTTGACTAA
- a CDS encoding ribonuclease HII — protein sequence MVETEPKPVSLLSTAPLPESSWWELSTCANIHGLVAGVDEVGRGALFGPVVAAAVMLSADALPKLMAAKIKDSKKLSASRRTQLAQQINGLVLDWKIGYATTAEIDQFNILQATLLAMKRAVLKLKVPPALCLVDGNQLVKDLLIPQETMIKGDERSLNIASASIMAKVWRDDLLLRLASKYPMYELERNKGYGSQRHLLALRKYGASPLHRRSFRPCQIQ from the coding sequence ATGGTAGAAACAGAACCAAAACCTGTATCTCTTTTGTCAACTGCACCCTTACCAGAATCTAGTTGGTGGGAGTTGTCCACTTGTGCTAATATTCATGGCTTGGTTGCAGGTGTAGATGAAGTGGGACGTGGTGCATTATTTGGTCCTGTAGTTGCAGCAGCAGTGATGTTATCAGCAGATGCATTGCCAAAACTGATGGCGGCTAAAATTAAAGACAGCAAGAAGTTGTCTGCTTCTCGCAGAACTCAGTTGGCACAGCAAATTAATGGGCTCGTTTTAGACTGGAAAATTGGTTATGCTACAACTGCGGAAATTGATCAGTTTAATATTTTGCAAGCTACTTTGTTAGCCATGAAGCGGGCTGTACTGAAGTTGAAAGTACCGCCTGCACTCTGCTTAGTTGATGGTAATCAGTTGGTAAAGGACTTACTGATACCACAAGAAACTATGATTAAGGGAGATGAGCGATCACTCAACATAGCATCTGCTAGTATCATGGCCAAAGTTTGGCGTGATGACTTACTGCTACGTCTGGCATCTAAATATCCGATGTATGAATTAGAGCGTAATAAGGGTTATGGAAGCCAGCGTCATTTGCTGGCTCTTCGAAAATACGGAGCATCACCCTTACATCGTCGATCTTTTCGTCCCTGCCAAATTCAGTGA
- a CDS encoding Rne/Rng family ribonuclease: MPKQIIIAEQHQIAAVFSEDQIQELVVATGHHQIGDIYLGVVENVLPGIDAAFVNIGDPERNGFIHVTDLGPLKLKRSSAAITELLTPQQKVLVQVMKEPTGTKGPRLTGNITLPGRYVVLMPYGRGVNLSRRIKSESERNRLRALAILIKPAGMGVLVRTEAEGKPEEAIIEDLELLQKQWEVIQQEAQSTRAPALLNRDDDFIQRVLRDMYGADVNRIVVDSSTGLRRVKQYLQNWSGGQTPQGVLIDHHRDRSPILEYFRINAAIREALRPRVDLPSGGYIIIEPTEALTVIDVNSGSFTRSATARETVLWTNCEAATEIARQLRLRNIAGVIVVDFIDMESRRDQLQVLEHFNKSLKADKARPQIAQLTELGLVELTRKRQGQNIYELFGETCPTCGGLGHTVRLPGEIENRMPIPAADIQERFTTPISQREPRMPSTRMSEPRESYDAFGEGLEGDAELTPMHLINHPSYQEMGDNKRRTRTRRSRIGINGANGKDENRLGTPLAFVNDSDLDLDADSDIAPTPEIPSLLSDTRRERDVMRTPTLGKAGWTERTERTKVKIDPIKPVVEPPQIVSVEMTVQEQDMFALMGISPSVKLEQEVKNPKSVIFNIVQPGQTSTSTTESTSTSESISELTVSERTNSELTKVKIPIPKVEVEELSLEPLIIDPPVQESSTIGFESFTDEEELSSTSSTPNRRRRRRSSAIEEN; encoded by the coding sequence ATGCCAAAACAAATTATTATCGCAGAACAGCATCAAATAGCTGCCGTTTTTTCGGAAGATCAAATCCAAGAACTCGTTGTTGCCACTGGTCATCATCAAATTGGTGATATCTACTTAGGTGTAGTAGAGAATGTGTTACCTGGGATAGATGCAGCCTTTGTCAATATTGGTGATCCAGAACGCAACGGTTTTATTCACGTCACTGACTTGGGTCCACTCAAACTCAAGCGCAGTTCCGCAGCCATTACTGAATTGCTCACACCACAGCAAAAAGTATTGGTACAAGTAATGAAAGAGCCAACGGGAACAAAAGGCCCGAGACTCACAGGTAACATTACCCTACCTGGACGTTACGTAGTGCTGATGCCCTATGGCAGGGGTGTTAATTTATCCCGACGAATTAAGAGTGAAAGTGAGCGTAACCGCCTCCGCGCCCTAGCAATTTTAATTAAACCAGCAGGTATGGGTGTGCTGGTGCGAACAGAGGCAGAAGGTAAGCCAGAAGAAGCGATTATTGAAGACTTAGAATTGCTACAAAAGCAATGGGAAGTCATCCAACAGGAAGCGCAATCCACCCGCGCTCCAGCATTACTCAACCGGGATGATGACTTTATCCAGCGCGTATTGCGGGATATGTATGGCGCAGATGTAAATCGCATTGTTGTTGATTCCAGCACTGGTTTGCGCCGAGTTAAGCAGTATTTACAGAACTGGAGTGGAGGTCAGACACCACAAGGTGTACTCATTGACCACCACCGCGACCGCTCCCCAATTTTAGAATATTTCCGCATTAACGCCGCCATTCGGGAAGCCCTAAGACCCAGAGTAGACCTACCTTCTGGCGGTTATATTATCATTGAGCCAACGGAAGCGTTAACAGTTATTGATGTTAATTCTGGCTCCTTCACGCGCTCCGCTACAGCCAGAGAAACAGTTTTGTGGACAAACTGCGAAGCAGCTACAGAAATTGCCCGACAGCTGCGTTTGCGGAACATTGCCGGCGTAATTGTCGTTGACTTCATTGATATGGAATCGCGGCGCGACCAACTACAAGTTTTAGAACATTTTAATAAATCGCTCAAAGCTGATAAAGCTCGTCCTCAGATAGCCCAACTCACTGAGCTAGGTTTGGTAGAACTAACCCGCAAACGCCAAGGTCAAAATATTTATGAATTGTTTGGGGAAACTTGTCCCACCTGTGGCGGTTTAGGACATACCGTGCGCTTACCAGGGGAAATAGAAAACCGGATGCCTATTCCCGCAGCAGATATACAAGAGAGGTTTACAACACCCATATCTCAAAGAGAACCACGGATGCCATCTACTCGCATGTCAGAACCACGGGAAAGCTATGATGCATTTGGGGAAGGATTGGAAGGTGACGCTGAGTTAACACCTATGCATCTGATTAACCATCCCAGTTATCAGGAAATGGGCGATAACAAACGTCGTACCCGGACCCGTCGTAGTCGAATTGGTATCAATGGTGCTAATGGCAAGGATGAAAACCGCCTGGGTACGCCACTGGCTTTTGTGAACGATTCAGATTTAGATTTAGATGCTGACAGTGATATAGCTCCAACACCAGAAATTCCCTCTCTGCTCTCCGATACGCGACGAGAAAGAGATGTTATGCGAACACCCACTCTGGGTAAAGCTGGATGGACAGAAAGAACTGAACGCACCAAAGTGAAAATCGATCCCATCAAACCGGTGGTAGAACCTCCGCAAATTGTTTCTGTAGAAATGACAGTGCAGGAACAAGATATGTTTGCTTTGATGGGAATTTCTCCTAGTGTAAAACTGGAGCAAGAAGTCAAAAATCCCAAATCTGTGATTTTTAACATTGTTCAACCTGGACAAACATCAACTTCCACAACGGAATCAACATCAACATCAGAATCAATATCAGAATTAACGGTTTCTGAAAGAACCAATTCTGAACTGACTAAAGTCAAAATACCCATTCCCAAAGTTGAGGTAGAAGAACTATCTTTAGAGCCATTAATCATCGATCCTCCTGTTCAAGAATCCAGCACCATTGGATTTGAGTCTTTCACTGATGAAGAGGAACTAAGTAGTACTTCTTCTACTCCTAATCGCCGTCGTCGCCGTCGTTCTTCAGCAATAGAGGAAAACTAA